The Macadamia integrifolia cultivar HAES 741 unplaced genomic scaffold, SCU_Mint_v3 scaffold1846, whole genome shotgun sequence genome contains a region encoding:
- the LOC122064994 gene encoding U-box domain-containing protein 17-like produces MASAAIFSSLRRRRSPSLEGFLASVHLNDVALLQTLVAVGNELILSNSNRSLPFQRRNSRSLIWMIQNFVVLFEILRETGSKLPSTAVLCFKELYLLMYRSKILIGYCSQSSRLWLLLQNCSISGHFHDLNQEISTLLDIFPLKELELPLDIREQIELMQRQSRKAKLFIEQRDEMLRLRLFFFLDQFERGQIPDQLELRRLFVDRLGIRDAKTCRAEIESLEEQMYNHGGDIEPTVSVLNGFVALTRYCRFLLFGFEEEEMGSRNHKKPRKGLISLDNGEANVSIPKDFVCPISLDLMRDPVIISTGQTYERSSIAQWMVEGHRTCPKTGQMLDHTRLVPNRALRSLISQWCSTHGIRFDPPDGTNTPMETIALAAASKATTKANTVTAELLIRQLSNGSDGAKTVAVRELRLLAKTGKENRACIAEAGAIPLLQLLLPSQNPVAQENAVTALLNLSIHDKNKSRIIEEAGCLGSIVEVLRFGHTTEARENAAATLFSLSAVHDYKKRITDEEGAVETLAGLLREGSLRGKKDAVTALFNLSTHMDNCKKMIESGAMTALVEALGTEGTAEEAAGALALLVRQPIGAEAVGKEEMAVAGLIGMMRRGTPRGKENAVVALLELCRSGGAAATERVVRAPALGSLLQALLFTGTKRARRKAASLARVCQRCQTAAALPIGGWGAGYGFSSSSMMDRGSSFTRDVSVPVS; encoded by the coding sequence ATGGCTTCAGCTGCTATATTCTCGTCTTTGCGAAGACGAAGATCGCCTTCTTTAGAGGGTTTTCTGGCGTCAGTTCATCTCAACGATGTCGCACTTCTTCAGACCCTCGTTGCTGTAGGTAATGAGCTGATCTTGTCCAATTCGAATCGTTCGTTGCCTTTTCAACGCAGGAATTCCCGATCTCTGATTTGGATGATACAGAATTTTGTGGTGCTATTTGAGATTCTTAGAGAGACTGGCTCTAAACTCCCTTCCACTGCCGTTCTTTGCTTCAAGGAGCTTTATCTCCTCATGTATCGATCTAAGATTCTTATAGGTTATTGCTCTCAGTCAAGCAGGTTATGGCTCCTTCTTCAGAACTGTTCGATTTCTGGTCATTTCCACGATCTCAACCAGGAGATCTCCACTCTTCTTGACATCTTCCCCTTGAAAGAGCTTGAGCTACCTCTGGACATCAGAGAGCAGATTGAGCTTATGCAAAGGCAATCAAGGAAAGCCAAGTTATTCATTGAACAACGGGATGAGATGCTGAGGCTCCGGCTGTTCTTCTTTCTTGATCAATTTGAACGGGGACAAATTCCTGATCAATTGGAGCTACGGAGGCTTTTTGTTGACAGGTTGGGAATTCGAGATGCAAAAACTTGTAGAGCTGAAATTGAATCCCTTGAAGAGCAGATGTATAATCATGGAGGAGATATTGAACCGACTGTCTCGGTACTCAATGGTTTTGTCGCCCTTACAAGGTATTGCAGATTTTTGCTTTTTGGATtcgaggaagaagaaatgggatCTCGGAACCACAAGAAACCGAGAAAGGGTCTAATTTCTTTAGATAATGGTGAAGCGAATGTTTCAATTCCAAAGGATTTTGTTTGCCCGATCTCTTTGGACTTGATGCGAGACCCAGTCATAATCTCAACGGGACAGACCTATGAACGATCTTCCATAGCCCAGTGGATGGTAGAAGGTCATCGCACCTGTCCAAAAACAGGACAGATGCTTGATCATACCCGTCTTGTGCCAAATCGAGCTCTCCGAAGTCTGATCTCTCAGTGGTGCTCCACACATGGAATCCGTTTTGACCCGCCTGATGGTACAAATACGCCAATGGAAACAATTGCATTGGCTGCAGCTTCCAAGGCTACAACCAAAGCTAACACAGTCACAGCTGAGCTTCTCATTCGACAGTTATCAAACGGGTCAGACGGGGCAAAAACGGTAGCCGTGCGTGAGCTGCGGTTGCTAGCAAAAACTGGAAAAGAGAACCGCGCTTGCATTGCAGAAGCAGGGGCGATCCCTCTTCTTCAGCtgctacttccatcacagaacCCAGTTGCACAAGAGAATGCTGTGACCGCACTTCTCAATCTATCAATCCACGACAAGAATAAGAGCCGGATAATTGAGGAAGCAGGATGTTTGGGATCAATTGTCGAAGTTCTGAGATTTGGGCACACAACAGAGGCTAGGGAAAATGCTGCAGCAACACTCTTCAGCCTGTCTGCGGTTCATGACTACAAGAAGAGAATAACAGATGAAGAAGGGGCTGTTGAGACCTTGGCTGGACTGTTGAGAGAGGGAAGCCTAAGGGGGAAGAAGGATGCTGTAACTGCTCTATTTAATTTGTCTACTCATATGGACAATTGCAAGAAAATGATAGAGTCGGGAGCGATGACAGCCCTGGTGGAGGCACTGGGAACTGAGGGAACGGCAGAGGAGGCGGCTGGTGCATTGGCATTGCTTGTTAGACAGCCAATTGGGGCTGAAGCAGTTGGGAAGGAGGAAATGGCCGTGGCTGGGTTAATTGGTATGATGCGACGGGGTACTCCTAGGGGGAAAGAGAATGCCGTCGTGGCACTGCTTGAATTATGCCGGAGTGGTGGGGCTGCTGCCACGGAAAGGGTTGTTAGGGCCCCAGCATTGGGAAGCTTACTCCAGGCTTTGCTCTTTACGGGTACAAAGCGGGCAAGACGGAAAGCAGCATCACTAGCTAGAGTTTGCCAGAGGTGTCAAACTGCTGCAGCCTTGCCTATTGGAGGATGGGGAGCAGGCTATGGATTTTCTAGCAGCTCAATGATGGACCGGGGTTCAAGTTTCACCAGGGATGTGTCTGTGCCGGTATCATAG
- the LOC122064995 gene encoding E3 ubiquitin-protein ligase RNF12-like — protein MSTGTNNLTWSSGNWRGGAGYGAHTQNSDSNRMNSPVSQTPTFRPADAGGRTTDTSWQFFEERVRTGPNGLTGFPGQPLPPIRIFILDGETAPGVNPQLRQFVREPPPTSPTIRGQQHIPPQEESRRIEEQLRKAQLKKHKYNPAKSKSKRWCLYYRENANNSSYSAKGRDDDDKACSVCLEDFAPGEELLITPCKHMFHEECILPWVNSNGQCPVCRFSLCDTGGRALSQNNHPGIPVNDRMPGDFIALVRAMEEAFDLMTVPR, from the exons ATGAGCACTGGCACCAACAATCTTACATGGAGCTCTGGGAATTGGCGAGGAGGAGCTGGTTATGGTGCACATACCCAGAATAGTGATTCGAACCGGATGAACTCACCGGTATCCCAAACCCCCACCTTCCGACCCGCT GATGCAGGTGGTCGGACAACAGATACGTCGTGGCAGTTTTTCGAGGAAAGAGTGAGAACTGGACCCAATGGCTTGACAGG GTTCCCAGGTCAGCCTCTTCCTCCAATACGAATCTTCATCCTGGATGGTGAAACAGCACCAGGTGTTAACCCTCAACTCAGGCAGTTTGTCCGAGAACCTCCCCCAACTTCCCCAACAATAAGAGGCCAACAGCATATCCCCCCACAGGAAGAGTCTAGGCGGATTGAAGAACAGCTAAGGAAGGCCCAATTGAAGAAGCATAAATACAACCCTGCCAAGTCTAAATCAAAGAGATGGTGCTTATACTACAGAGAAAATGCCAATAATAGCTCCTATTCGGCAAaagggagagatgatgatgacaaGGCTTGTTCAGTTTGCTTAGAAGATTTTGCTCCCGGTGAAGAGTTGCTAATCACTCCATGCAAGCATATGTTCCATGAGGAGTGCATCCTCCCTTGGGTGAACAGCAATGGTCAGTGTCCGGTATGTCGGTTCTCTCTTTGTGACACAGGCGGCAGAGCTTTGTCCCAAAACAACCACCCTGGCATTCCTGTAAATGATCGCATGCCGGGAGATTTTATCGCACTTGTAAGGGCCATGGAAGAGGCCTTCGACCTGATGACTGTGCCTCGCTAA